In one window of Orcinus orca chromosome 17, mOrcOrc1.1, whole genome shotgun sequence DNA:
- the RNF19A gene encoding E3 ubiquitin-protein ligase RNF19A isoform X3, which yields MQEQETGFISKYNEGLCVNTDPDSILMSILDMSLHRQMGSDRDLQSSASSVSLPSVKKAPKKRRISIGSLFRRKKDNKRKSRELNGGVDGIASIESIHSEICTDKNSIFSTNTSSDNGLTSISKQVGDFIECPLCLLRHSKDRFPEIMTCHHRSCVDCLRQYLRIEISESRVNISCPECTERFNPHDIRLILSDDVLMEKYEEFMLRRWLVADPDCRWCPAPDCGYAVIAFGCASCPKLTCGREGCGTEFCYHCKQIWHPNQTCDAARQERAQSLRLRTIRSSSISYSQESGAADTTNSRIRDSESYLADDIKPCPRCAAYIIKMNDGSCNHMTCAVCGCEFCWLCMKEISDLHYLSPSGCTFWGKKPWSRKKKILWQLGTLVGAPVGIALIAGIAIPAMIIGIPVYVGRKIHNRYEGKDVSKHKRNLAIAGGVTLSVIVSPVVAAVTVDTTSVAEARHNPSIGEGSVGGLTGSLSASGSHMDRIGAIRDNLSETASTMALAGASITGSLSGSAMVNCFHRLEVQADVQKERYSLSGESGTVSLGTVSDNASTKAMAGSILNSYIPLDKEGNSMEVQVDIESKPSKFRHNSGSSSVEDGSATRSHPGGSSSGLPEGKSSATKWSKEAAAGKKSKSGKLRKKSNMKINETREDMDAQLLEQQSTNSSEFEAPSLSDSMPSVADSHSSHFSEFSCSDLESMKTSCSHGSTDYHTRFATVNILPEVENDRLENSPHQCSISVLTKTASCSEVPQLNHIAEEHGNSGIKTNIDLYFGSALKEANNNHSHQTVELKVAIQTDI from the exons ATGCAAGAACAAGAAACAGGTTTTATCTCTAAATATAATGAAGGGCTGTGTGTAAACACAGACCCTGACTCAATTCTAATGAGCATTTTAGACATGAGTTTACATCGGCAAATGGGTTCAGATCGAGATCTTCAGTCTTCTGCTTCATCTGTGAGCTTGCCTTCAGTCAAAAAGGCacccaaaaaaagaagaatttcaaTAGGCTCTCTGTTTCGGAGGAAAAAGGATAACAAACGTAAATCAAGGGAGCTAAATGGCGGGGTGGATGGAATTGCGAGTATTGAAAGTATACATTCCGAAATATGTACTGATAAGAACTCCATTTTCTCTACAAATACCTCCTCTGACAATGGATTAACTTCTATCAGCAAACAAGTTGGAGACTTTATAGAGTGCCCCTTGTGCCTTTTACGGCATTCTAAAGACAGATTTCCTGAGATAATGACTTGTCATCATAGATCTTGTGTGGATTGCTTACGACAATACCTAAGGATAGAAATTTCTGAAAGTAGGGTTAATATCAGTTGCCCAGAATGTACTGAACGGTTTAATCCCCACGATATTCGCTTGATATTAAGTGATGATGTCTTGatggaaaaatatgaagaatTTATGCTTAGACGGTGGCTCGTTGCGGATCCTGATTGTAGGTGGTGTCCAGCTCCAGACTGTGG GTATGCTGTGATAGCATTCGGATGTGCTAGCTGTCCAAAATTAACTTGTGGGCGAGAAGGCTGTGGAACAGAGTTTTGCTACCACTGTAAACAGATTTGGCACCCCAATCAGACCTGTGATGCTGCTCGACAGGAGAGAGCCCAGAGTTTACGTCTGAGAACTATACGTTCTTCGTCCATTAGTTATAGTCAAGAGTCTGGAGCAGCAG ATACTACCAATTCCAGGATCAGGGATTCAGAATCATACCTTG CTGATGATATAAAACCATGTCCACGGTGTGCTGCTTATATAATAAAGATGAATGATGGGAGCTGTAATCACATGACATGTGCTGTCTGTGGTTGTGAGTTTTGTTGGTTGTGTATGAAAGAAATCTCGGATTTACATTATCTAAG tCCATCAGGATGTACTTTTTGGGGGAAGAAACCCTGGAGccgaaagaagaaaatattgtgGCAGCTGGGAACACTTGTTGGTGCTCCCGTAGGAATTGCTTTAATAGCTGGCATTGCTATCCCTGCCATGATTATTGGCATTCCTGTATATGTGGGCCGTAAG aTTCACAATCGATATGAAGGCAAGGATGTTTCAAAGCACAAACGGAATTTGGCCATAGCAGGTGGTGTAACATTGTCTGTAATCGTATCTCCAGTTGTAGCTGCAGTAACTGTAG ACACAACTTCAGTAGCAGAAGCAAGACACAACCCTAGCATAGGGGAGGGAAGTGTTGGTGGTTTGACCGGCAGTTTGAGTGCAAGTGGAAGCCACATGGATCGAATAGGAGCCATCCGGGACAACCTGAGTGAAACGGCCAGCACCATGGCACTCGCTGGAGCCAGTATCACAGGGAGTCTGTCAGGAAGTGCCATGGTAAACTgttttcacag GTTGGAAGTACAAGCAGATGTACAGAAAGAACGGTACAGCCTAAGTGGAGAATCTGGCACAGTCAGTTTGGGAACAGTTAGTGATAATGCCAGCACCAAGGCAATGGCAGGATCCATTCTGAATTCCTACATCCCATTGGAcaa AGAAggcaacagtatggaggttcaggTAGATATCGAGTCAAAGCCATCCAAATTCAGGCACAACAGTGGAAGCAGCAGTGTGGAGGATGGCAGTGCCACCCGAAGTCATCCTGGGGGTTCATCCAGTGGCTTGCCTGAAGGTAAATCCAGTGCCACCAAGTGGTccaaagaagcagcagcaggaaagaaatcaaaaagtgGTAAATTGAGGAAAAAGAGTAACATGAAGATAAATGAGACCAGAGAGGACATGGATGCACAGTTGTTAGAACAGCAGAGTACGAACTCAAGTGAATTCGAGGCACCATCCCTCAGTGACAGTATGCCTTCTGTAGCAGATTCCCACTCTagtcatttttctgaatttagtTGTTCTGACCTAGAAAGCATGAAAACTTCTTGTAGTCATGGTTCCACTGATTATCACACCCGCTTTGCTACTGTTAACATTCTTCCTGAGGTAGAAAACGACCGTCTGGAAAATTCCCCCCATCAGTGTAGCATTTCTGTGCTTACTAAAACTGCTTCATGTTCAGAAGTTCCACAGTTGAATCATATTGCTGAAGAACATGGCAACAGTGGTATAAAAACCaatattgatttatattttggcAGTGCACTAAAAGAAGCAAATAACAACCACTCACATCAGACAGTGGAATTAAAAGTTGCAATTCAGACTGATATATAG
- the RNF19A gene encoding E3 ubiquitin-protein ligase RNF19A isoform X2 has product MQEQETGFISKYNEGLCVNTDPDSILMSILDMSLHRQMGSDRDLQSSASSVSLPSVKKAPKKRRISIGSLFRRKKDNKRKSRELNGGVDGIASIESIHSEICTDKNSIFSTNTSSDNGLTSISKQVGDFIECPLCLLRHSKDRFPEIMTCHHRSCVDCLRQYLRIEISESRVNISCPECTERFNPHDIRLILSDDVLMEKYEEFMLRRWLVADPDCRWCPAPDCGYAVIAFGCASCPKLTCGREGCGTEFCYHCKQIWHPNQTCDAARQERAQSLRLRTIRSSSISYSQESGAAADDIKPCPRCAAYIIKMNDGSCNHMTCAVCGCEFCWLCMKEISDLHYLSPSGCTFWGKKPWSRKKKILWQLGTLVGAPVGIALIAGIAIPAMIIGIPVYVGRKIHNRYEGKDVSKHKRNLAIAGGVTLSVIVSPVVAAVTVGIGVPIMLAYVYGVVPISLCRSGGCGVSAGNGKGVRIEFDDENDINVGGTNTAVDTTSVAEARHNPSIGEGSVGGLTGSLSASGSHMDRIGAIRDNLSETASTMALAGASITGSLSGSAMVNCFHRLEVQADVQKERYSLSGESGTVSLGTVSDNASTKAMAGSILNSYIPLDKEGNSMEVQVDIESKPSKFRHNSGSSSVEDGSATRSHPGGSSSGLPEGKSSATKWSKEAAAGKKSKSGKLRKKSNMKINETREDMDAQLLEQQSTNSSEFEAPSLSDSMPSVADSHSSHFSEFSCSDLESMKTSCSHGSTDYHTRFATVNILPEVENDRLENSPHQCSISVLTKTASCSEVPQLNHIAEEHGNSGIKTNIDLYFGSALKEANNNHSHQTVELKVAIQTDI; this is encoded by the exons ATGCAAGAACAAGAAACAGGTTTTATCTCTAAATATAATGAAGGGCTGTGTGTAAACACAGACCCTGACTCAATTCTAATGAGCATTTTAGACATGAGTTTACATCGGCAAATGGGTTCAGATCGAGATCTTCAGTCTTCTGCTTCATCTGTGAGCTTGCCTTCAGTCAAAAAGGCacccaaaaaaagaagaatttcaaTAGGCTCTCTGTTTCGGAGGAAAAAGGATAACAAACGTAAATCAAGGGAGCTAAATGGCGGGGTGGATGGAATTGCGAGTATTGAAAGTATACATTCCGAAATATGTACTGATAAGAACTCCATTTTCTCTACAAATACCTCCTCTGACAATGGATTAACTTCTATCAGCAAACAAGTTGGAGACTTTATAGAGTGCCCCTTGTGCCTTTTACGGCATTCTAAAGACAGATTTCCTGAGATAATGACTTGTCATCATAGATCTTGTGTGGATTGCTTACGACAATACCTAAGGATAGAAATTTCTGAAAGTAGGGTTAATATCAGTTGCCCAGAATGTACTGAACGGTTTAATCCCCACGATATTCGCTTGATATTAAGTGATGATGTCTTGatggaaaaatatgaagaatTTATGCTTAGACGGTGGCTCGTTGCGGATCCTGATTGTAGGTGGTGTCCAGCTCCAGACTGTGG GTATGCTGTGATAGCATTCGGATGTGCTAGCTGTCCAAAATTAACTTGTGGGCGAGAAGGCTGTGGAACAGAGTTTTGCTACCACTGTAAACAGATTTGGCACCCCAATCAGACCTGTGATGCTGCTCGACAGGAGAGAGCCCAGAGTTTACGTCTGAGAACTATACGTTCTTCGTCCATTAGTTATAGTCAAGAGTCTGGAGCAGCAG CTGATGATATAAAACCATGTCCACGGTGTGCTGCTTATATAATAAAGATGAATGATGGGAGCTGTAATCACATGACATGTGCTGTCTGTGGTTGTGAGTTTTGTTGGTTGTGTATGAAAGAAATCTCGGATTTACATTATCTAAG tCCATCAGGATGTACTTTTTGGGGGAAGAAACCCTGGAGccgaaagaagaaaatattgtgGCAGCTGGGAACACTTGTTGGTGCTCCCGTAGGAATTGCTTTAATAGCTGGCATTGCTATCCCTGCCATGATTATTGGCATTCCTGTATATGTGGGCCGTAAG aTTCACAATCGATATGAAGGCAAGGATGTTTCAAAGCACAAACGGAATTTGGCCATAGCAGGTGGTGTAACATTGTCTGTAATCGTATCTCCAGTTGTAGCTGCAGTAACTGTAG GTATTGGTGTTCCTATTATGTTAGCTTATGTCTATGGTGTTGTTCCGATTTCTCTCTGTCGAAGCGGAGGTTGTGGGGTCTCAGCAGGCAATGGAAAAGGAGTCAGGATTGAATTTGATgatgaaaatgatataaatgttGGTGGGACAAACACAGCTGTAG ACACAACTTCAGTAGCAGAAGCAAGACACAACCCTAGCATAGGGGAGGGAAGTGTTGGTGGTTTGACCGGCAGTTTGAGTGCAAGTGGAAGCCACATGGATCGAATAGGAGCCATCCGGGACAACCTGAGTGAAACGGCCAGCACCATGGCACTCGCTGGAGCCAGTATCACAGGGAGTCTGTCAGGAAGTGCCATGGTAAACTgttttcacag GTTGGAAGTACAAGCAGATGTACAGAAAGAACGGTACAGCCTAAGTGGAGAATCTGGCACAGTCAGTTTGGGAACAGTTAGTGATAATGCCAGCACCAAGGCAATGGCAGGATCCATTCTGAATTCCTACATCCCATTGGAcaa AGAAggcaacagtatggaggttcaggTAGATATCGAGTCAAAGCCATCCAAATTCAGGCACAACAGTGGAAGCAGCAGTGTGGAGGATGGCAGTGCCACCCGAAGTCATCCTGGGGGTTCATCCAGTGGCTTGCCTGAAGGTAAATCCAGTGCCACCAAGTGGTccaaagaagcagcagcaggaaagaaatcaaaaagtgGTAAATTGAGGAAAAAGAGTAACATGAAGATAAATGAGACCAGAGAGGACATGGATGCACAGTTGTTAGAACAGCAGAGTACGAACTCAAGTGAATTCGAGGCACCATCCCTCAGTGACAGTATGCCTTCTGTAGCAGATTCCCACTCTagtcatttttctgaatttagtTGTTCTGACCTAGAAAGCATGAAAACTTCTTGTAGTCATGGTTCCACTGATTATCACACCCGCTTTGCTACTGTTAACATTCTTCCTGAGGTAGAAAACGACCGTCTGGAAAATTCCCCCCATCAGTGTAGCATTTCTGTGCTTACTAAAACTGCTTCATGTTCAGAAGTTCCACAGTTGAATCATATTGCTGAAGAACATGGCAACAGTGGTATAAAAACCaatattgatttatattttggcAGTGCACTAAAAGAAGCAAATAACAACCACTCACATCAGACAGTGGAATTAAAAGTTGCAATTCAGACTGATATATAG
- the RNF19A gene encoding E3 ubiquitin-protein ligase RNF19A isoform X1, whose protein sequence is MQEQETGFISKYNEGLCVNTDPDSILMSILDMSLHRQMGSDRDLQSSASSVSLPSVKKAPKKRRISIGSLFRRKKDNKRKSRELNGGVDGIASIESIHSEICTDKNSIFSTNTSSDNGLTSISKQVGDFIECPLCLLRHSKDRFPEIMTCHHRSCVDCLRQYLRIEISESRVNISCPECTERFNPHDIRLILSDDVLMEKYEEFMLRRWLVADPDCRWCPAPDCGYAVIAFGCASCPKLTCGREGCGTEFCYHCKQIWHPNQTCDAARQERAQSLRLRTIRSSSISYSQESGAADTTNSRIRDSESYLADDIKPCPRCAAYIIKMNDGSCNHMTCAVCGCEFCWLCMKEISDLHYLSPSGCTFWGKKPWSRKKKILWQLGTLVGAPVGIALIAGIAIPAMIIGIPVYVGRKIHNRYEGKDVSKHKRNLAIAGGVTLSVIVSPVVAAVTVGIGVPIMLAYVYGVVPISLCRSGGCGVSAGNGKGVRIEFDDENDINVGGTNTAVDTTSVAEARHNPSIGEGSVGGLTGSLSASGSHMDRIGAIRDNLSETASTMALAGASITGSLSGSAMVNCFHRLEVQADVQKERYSLSGESGTVSLGTVSDNASTKAMAGSILNSYIPLDKEGNSMEVQVDIESKPSKFRHNSGSSSVEDGSATRSHPGGSSSGLPEGKSSATKWSKEAAAGKKSKSGKLRKKSNMKINETREDMDAQLLEQQSTNSSEFEAPSLSDSMPSVADSHSSHFSEFSCSDLESMKTSCSHGSTDYHTRFATVNILPEVENDRLENSPHQCSISVLTKTASCSEVPQLNHIAEEHGNSGIKTNIDLYFGSALKEANNNHSHQTVELKVAIQTDI, encoded by the exons ATGCAAGAACAAGAAACAGGTTTTATCTCTAAATATAATGAAGGGCTGTGTGTAAACACAGACCCTGACTCAATTCTAATGAGCATTTTAGACATGAGTTTACATCGGCAAATGGGTTCAGATCGAGATCTTCAGTCTTCTGCTTCATCTGTGAGCTTGCCTTCAGTCAAAAAGGCacccaaaaaaagaagaatttcaaTAGGCTCTCTGTTTCGGAGGAAAAAGGATAACAAACGTAAATCAAGGGAGCTAAATGGCGGGGTGGATGGAATTGCGAGTATTGAAAGTATACATTCCGAAATATGTACTGATAAGAACTCCATTTTCTCTACAAATACCTCCTCTGACAATGGATTAACTTCTATCAGCAAACAAGTTGGAGACTTTATAGAGTGCCCCTTGTGCCTTTTACGGCATTCTAAAGACAGATTTCCTGAGATAATGACTTGTCATCATAGATCTTGTGTGGATTGCTTACGACAATACCTAAGGATAGAAATTTCTGAAAGTAGGGTTAATATCAGTTGCCCAGAATGTACTGAACGGTTTAATCCCCACGATATTCGCTTGATATTAAGTGATGATGTCTTGatggaaaaatatgaagaatTTATGCTTAGACGGTGGCTCGTTGCGGATCCTGATTGTAGGTGGTGTCCAGCTCCAGACTGTGG GTATGCTGTGATAGCATTCGGATGTGCTAGCTGTCCAAAATTAACTTGTGGGCGAGAAGGCTGTGGAACAGAGTTTTGCTACCACTGTAAACAGATTTGGCACCCCAATCAGACCTGTGATGCTGCTCGACAGGAGAGAGCCCAGAGTTTACGTCTGAGAACTATACGTTCTTCGTCCATTAGTTATAGTCAAGAGTCTGGAGCAGCAG ATACTACCAATTCCAGGATCAGGGATTCAGAATCATACCTTG CTGATGATATAAAACCATGTCCACGGTGTGCTGCTTATATAATAAAGATGAATGATGGGAGCTGTAATCACATGACATGTGCTGTCTGTGGTTGTGAGTTTTGTTGGTTGTGTATGAAAGAAATCTCGGATTTACATTATCTAAG tCCATCAGGATGTACTTTTTGGGGGAAGAAACCCTGGAGccgaaagaagaaaatattgtgGCAGCTGGGAACACTTGTTGGTGCTCCCGTAGGAATTGCTTTAATAGCTGGCATTGCTATCCCTGCCATGATTATTGGCATTCCTGTATATGTGGGCCGTAAG aTTCACAATCGATATGAAGGCAAGGATGTTTCAAAGCACAAACGGAATTTGGCCATAGCAGGTGGTGTAACATTGTCTGTAATCGTATCTCCAGTTGTAGCTGCAGTAACTGTAG GTATTGGTGTTCCTATTATGTTAGCTTATGTCTATGGTGTTGTTCCGATTTCTCTCTGTCGAAGCGGAGGTTGTGGGGTCTCAGCAGGCAATGGAAAAGGAGTCAGGATTGAATTTGATgatgaaaatgatataaatgttGGTGGGACAAACACAGCTGTAG ACACAACTTCAGTAGCAGAAGCAAGACACAACCCTAGCATAGGGGAGGGAAGTGTTGGTGGTTTGACCGGCAGTTTGAGTGCAAGTGGAAGCCACATGGATCGAATAGGAGCCATCCGGGACAACCTGAGTGAAACGGCCAGCACCATGGCACTCGCTGGAGCCAGTATCACAGGGAGTCTGTCAGGAAGTGCCATGGTAAACTgttttcacag GTTGGAAGTACAAGCAGATGTACAGAAAGAACGGTACAGCCTAAGTGGAGAATCTGGCACAGTCAGTTTGGGAACAGTTAGTGATAATGCCAGCACCAAGGCAATGGCAGGATCCATTCTGAATTCCTACATCCCATTGGAcaa AGAAggcaacagtatggaggttcaggTAGATATCGAGTCAAAGCCATCCAAATTCAGGCACAACAGTGGAAGCAGCAGTGTGGAGGATGGCAGTGCCACCCGAAGTCATCCTGGGGGTTCATCCAGTGGCTTGCCTGAAGGTAAATCCAGTGCCACCAAGTGGTccaaagaagcagcagcaggaaagaaatcaaaaagtgGTAAATTGAGGAAAAAGAGTAACATGAAGATAAATGAGACCAGAGAGGACATGGATGCACAGTTGTTAGAACAGCAGAGTACGAACTCAAGTGAATTCGAGGCACCATCCCTCAGTGACAGTATGCCTTCTGTAGCAGATTCCCACTCTagtcatttttctgaatttagtTGTTCTGACCTAGAAAGCATGAAAACTTCTTGTAGTCATGGTTCCACTGATTATCACACCCGCTTTGCTACTGTTAACATTCTTCCTGAGGTAGAAAACGACCGTCTGGAAAATTCCCCCCATCAGTGTAGCATTTCTGTGCTTACTAAAACTGCTTCATGTTCAGAAGTTCCACAGTTGAATCATATTGCTGAAGAACATGGCAACAGTGGTATAAAAACCaatattgatttatattttggcAGTGCACTAAAAGAAGCAAATAACAACCACTCACATCAGACAGTGGAATTAAAAGTTGCAATTCAGACTGATATATAG
- the RNF19A gene encoding E3 ubiquitin-protein ligase RNF19A isoform X5: protein MQEQETGFISKYNEGLCVNTDPDSILMSILDMSLHRQMGSDRDLQSSASSVSLPSVKKAPKKRRISIGSLFRRKKDNKRKSRELNGGVDGIASIESIHSEICTDKNSIFSTNTSSDNGLTSISKQVGDFIECPLCLLRHSKDRFPEIMTCHHRSCVDCLRQYLRIEISESRVNISCPECTERFNPHDIRLILSDDVLMEKYEEFMLRRWLVADPDCRWCPAPDCGYAVIAFGCASCPKLTCGREGCGTEFCYHCKQIWHPNQTCDAARQERAQSLRLRTIRSSSISYSQESGAADTTNSRIRDSESYLADDIKPCPRCAAYIIKMNDGSCNHMTCAVCGCEFCWLCMKEISDLHYLSPSGCTFWGKKPWSRKKKILWQLGTLVGAPVGIALIAGIAIPAMIIGIPVYVGRKIHNRYEGKDVSKHKRNLAIAGGVTLSVIVSPVVAAVTVGIGVPIMLAYVYGVVPISLCRSGGCGVSAGNGKGVRIEFDDENDINVGGTNTAVDTTSVAEARHNPSIGEGSVGGLTGSLSASGSHMDRIGAIRDNLSETASTMALAGASITGSLSGSAMVNCFHRLEVQADVQKERYSLSGESGTVSLGTVSDNASTKAMAGSILNSYIPLDKEGNSMEVQVDIESKPSKFRHNSGSSSVEDGSATRSHPGGSSSGLPEVH from the exons ATGCAAGAACAAGAAACAGGTTTTATCTCTAAATATAATGAAGGGCTGTGTGTAAACACAGACCCTGACTCAATTCTAATGAGCATTTTAGACATGAGTTTACATCGGCAAATGGGTTCAGATCGAGATCTTCAGTCTTCTGCTTCATCTGTGAGCTTGCCTTCAGTCAAAAAGGCacccaaaaaaagaagaatttcaaTAGGCTCTCTGTTTCGGAGGAAAAAGGATAACAAACGTAAATCAAGGGAGCTAAATGGCGGGGTGGATGGAATTGCGAGTATTGAAAGTATACATTCCGAAATATGTACTGATAAGAACTCCATTTTCTCTACAAATACCTCCTCTGACAATGGATTAACTTCTATCAGCAAACAAGTTGGAGACTTTATAGAGTGCCCCTTGTGCCTTTTACGGCATTCTAAAGACAGATTTCCTGAGATAATGACTTGTCATCATAGATCTTGTGTGGATTGCTTACGACAATACCTAAGGATAGAAATTTCTGAAAGTAGGGTTAATATCAGTTGCCCAGAATGTACTGAACGGTTTAATCCCCACGATATTCGCTTGATATTAAGTGATGATGTCTTGatggaaaaatatgaagaatTTATGCTTAGACGGTGGCTCGTTGCGGATCCTGATTGTAGGTGGTGTCCAGCTCCAGACTGTGG GTATGCTGTGATAGCATTCGGATGTGCTAGCTGTCCAAAATTAACTTGTGGGCGAGAAGGCTGTGGAACAGAGTTTTGCTACCACTGTAAACAGATTTGGCACCCCAATCAGACCTGTGATGCTGCTCGACAGGAGAGAGCCCAGAGTTTACGTCTGAGAACTATACGTTCTTCGTCCATTAGTTATAGTCAAGAGTCTGGAGCAGCAG ATACTACCAATTCCAGGATCAGGGATTCAGAATCATACCTTG CTGATGATATAAAACCATGTCCACGGTGTGCTGCTTATATAATAAAGATGAATGATGGGAGCTGTAATCACATGACATGTGCTGTCTGTGGTTGTGAGTTTTGTTGGTTGTGTATGAAAGAAATCTCGGATTTACATTATCTAAG tCCATCAGGATGTACTTTTTGGGGGAAGAAACCCTGGAGccgaaagaagaaaatattgtgGCAGCTGGGAACACTTGTTGGTGCTCCCGTAGGAATTGCTTTAATAGCTGGCATTGCTATCCCTGCCATGATTATTGGCATTCCTGTATATGTGGGCCGTAAG aTTCACAATCGATATGAAGGCAAGGATGTTTCAAAGCACAAACGGAATTTGGCCATAGCAGGTGGTGTAACATTGTCTGTAATCGTATCTCCAGTTGTAGCTGCAGTAACTGTAG GTATTGGTGTTCCTATTATGTTAGCTTATGTCTATGGTGTTGTTCCGATTTCTCTCTGTCGAAGCGGAGGTTGTGGGGTCTCAGCAGGCAATGGAAAAGGAGTCAGGATTGAATTTGATgatgaaaatgatataaatgttGGTGGGACAAACACAGCTGTAG ACACAACTTCAGTAGCAGAAGCAAGACACAACCCTAGCATAGGGGAGGGAAGTGTTGGTGGTTTGACCGGCAGTTTGAGTGCAAGTGGAAGCCACATGGATCGAATAGGAGCCATCCGGGACAACCTGAGTGAAACGGCCAGCACCATGGCACTCGCTGGAGCCAGTATCACAGGGAGTCTGTCAGGAAGTGCCATGGTAAACTgttttcacag GTTGGAAGTACAAGCAGATGTACAGAAAGAACGGTACAGCCTAAGTGGAGAATCTGGCACAGTCAGTTTGGGAACAGTTAGTGATAATGCCAGCACCAAGGCAATGGCAGGATCCATTCTGAATTCCTACATCCCATTGGAcaa AGAAggcaacagtatggaggttcaggTAGATATCGAGTCAAAGCCATCCAAATTCAGGCACAACAGTGGAAGCAGCAGTGTGGAGGATGGCAGTGCCACCCGAAGTCATCCTGGGGGTTCATCCAGTGGCTTGCCTGAAG TGCACTAA